A single region of the Marinobacter salinus genome encodes:
- the tcdA gene encoding tRNA cyclic N6-threonylcarbamoyladenosine(37) synthase TcdA: protein MNADDFAFRFGGIERLYGRRALESFRNTHIAIVGLGGVGSWAAESLARSGIGKITLIDMDDICISNTNRQLHALETQYGRTKTDAMAERLKAINPHAEIAVVFGFLTPKNVTELITPDMTGVVDAIDSVKPKAALIAHCQRSKIPVVCAGGAGGQMDPTQIQVADLSKTTQDPLLAKVRNLLRREYGFSRNPKRRFGVEAVYSLEQLTYPAGDGEVCLQKPASTGPARLDCASGFGAASPVTASFGFFAASRLLNRIARRANQ from the coding sequence ATGAACGCCGACGATTTCGCTTTCCGCTTTGGCGGCATTGAACGACTGTACGGCCGCCGGGCCCTGGAGTCTTTCCGTAATACCCACATTGCCATTGTGGGTCTCGGTGGCGTTGGTTCCTGGGCCGCGGAATCCCTGGCCAGAAGCGGCATCGGTAAGATCACACTGATCGACATGGACGACATCTGCATCTCCAACACCAACCGGCAGCTTCATGCCCTGGAGACTCAGTACGGCCGAACCAAGACCGATGCCATGGCCGAACGACTGAAAGCCATCAATCCCCATGCGGAAATAGCAGTGGTCTTTGGCTTTCTCACCCCAAAAAATGTCACCGAGCTGATCACCCCGGATATGACCGGAGTCGTGGATGCCATCGACAGCGTCAAGCCCAAGGCAGCCCTTATCGCCCACTGCCAGCGCAGCAAGATACCCGTTGTATGCGCGGGTGGTGCCGGCGGACAGATGGACCCGACCCAGATTCAGGTCGCGGATCTGAGCAAAACCACCCAAGACCCCTTGCTTGCCAAGGTTCGCAACTTGCTGCGCAGGGAATACGGTTTTTCCCGCAACCCAAAACGCCGCTTTGGTGTAGAAGCCGTATACTCACTGGAGCAGCTGACGTATCCTGCCGGCGATGGCGAGGTTTGTCTGCAAAAACCCGCCAGCACCGGGCCAGCCCGACTCGATTGCGCGTCCGGGTTCGGAGCCGCCAGCCCGGTGACCGCCAGCTTTGGTTTTTTTGCCGCTTCCAGGCTGCTGAACCGGATTGCACGGCGCGCCAACCAATGA
- the speA gene encoding biosynthetic arginine decarboxylase, which produces MSEASGTAAHKVYNIAHWSDGYIGVNHKGEVMIRPDRGHTPAQINLPELARSLSNAGVQLPVLIRFTDILHDRVNTLCGAFNKVGAEQGYQGQYTAVYPIKVNQQRRVIEELLSAEPAASKGQIGLEAGSKPELMAVLAMSRKPGSVIVCNGYKDREYIRLALIGQKLGHRVFIVVEKKSELPLILREAEALEVSPLIGVRARLATIGKGNWQNTGGEKSKFGLSASQVLDVVETLREADALDTLQLLHFHLGSQIANIRDIQTGLRECARFYSELQKIGAPIGTVDIGGGLGVDYEGTRSRSSCSMNYSVHEYAYNVVHILQSECDRNGIPHPDLISESGRALTAHHSVLVTNVIDREVPDNRAPEQPAPEAPSPLQDLWRDLLSLEDSETPRSLAEIYHDVLHAMADVHAQFAHGLLSLRERAEAETLYTRCCRLLRDQLDNANRAHREIIDELNEKLAEKLFVNFSLFQSLPDVWGIDQIFPVMPVNGLNRPFNRRVVIQDITCDSDGRIDQYVDGQGTETTLPLPAEAPGEPLLMGFFMTGAYQEILGDMHNLFGDTHSVDVQLNQEGGFNISDPITGDTVAKVLRYVNFEPDDLLSAYQQKFSTSDLPQELQTALLAELAAGLNGYTYLEE; this is translated from the coding sequence ATGAGCGAAGCCAGCGGCACCGCTGCCCACAAGGTCTATAACATCGCCCACTGGAGCGATGGTTATATTGGTGTTAATCACAAAGGCGAAGTCATGATTCGTCCGGATCGTGGCCACACTCCGGCTCAGATCAACCTGCCAGAGCTGGCACGTTCGCTCTCGAATGCCGGGGTACAGCTTCCCGTACTTATCCGGTTTACAGACATACTGCACGATCGCGTCAACACCCTCTGTGGCGCATTCAACAAAGTCGGTGCCGAGCAGGGCTATCAGGGCCAGTACACGGCAGTGTACCCGATCAAGGTCAACCAGCAGCGGCGGGTAATCGAGGAGCTGCTATCTGCGGAACCCGCGGCGTCAAAGGGCCAGATCGGTCTGGAGGCTGGCAGTAAGCCGGAGCTGATGGCAGTGCTGGCAATGTCCAGGAAGCCAGGTTCAGTCATTGTCTGCAATGGCTACAAGGATCGGGAGTATATCCGTCTTGCCCTCATCGGACAGAAACTGGGCCATCGGGTGTTTATCGTTGTAGAGAAAAAATCTGAACTTCCCTTGATCCTCAGAGAAGCTGAAGCGCTGGAGGTTTCTCCGCTTATTGGCGTTCGGGCACGCCTGGCGACCATAGGCAAAGGCAACTGGCAAAACACCGGCGGGGAAAAGTCCAAGTTCGGACTCTCTGCCAGCCAGGTGCTGGATGTGGTGGAAACCCTGCGTGAGGCGGACGCCCTGGACACGCTGCAACTACTACACTTCCACCTTGGCTCACAGATCGCCAACATCCGGGACATCCAGACAGGGCTAAGGGAGTGCGCTCGCTTCTACAGCGAATTGCAGAAAATCGGCGCTCCCATTGGTACAGTGGATATCGGTGGCGGACTTGGTGTGGACTACGAGGGCACCCGTTCCCGGAGCAGCTGCTCCATGAACTACAGCGTGCATGAGTACGCTTATAATGTGGTGCATATACTCCAGTCGGAATGCGACCGTAATGGCATCCCCCATCCCGATCTGATCAGTGAATCCGGCCGCGCATTGACAGCACACCATTCGGTTCTGGTAACCAACGTCATTGACCGGGAAGTGCCGGACAACCGCGCACCAGAGCAACCGGCGCCCGAGGCCCCGTCGCCACTGCAGGACCTTTGGCGCGATCTGCTGAGCCTGGAGGACAGTGAAACGCCACGCTCTCTTGCGGAAATCTATCATGATGTGCTGCATGCGATGGCCGACGTCCATGCACAGTTCGCGCACGGATTGCTGTCGCTTCGGGAGCGTGCCGAGGCCGAAACGCTTTACACCCGTTGTTGCCGTCTGTTGCGAGACCAGCTCGACAACGCCAACCGGGCCCACCGGGAGATCATCGATGAGCTGAACGAGAAGCTGGCAGAGAAGCTGTTCGTGAACTTCTCACTGTTCCAGTCACTTCCTGATGTCTGGGGCATTGATCAGATCTTCCCCGTCATGCCGGTCAATGGCCTGAACCGTCCGTTCAACCGCCGTGTGGTTATCCAGGACATCACCTGTGACTCAGACGGGCGAATTGACCAGTATGTGGATGGTCAGGGAACGGAAACCACCCTTCCCCTGCCAGCGGAGGCGCCTGGCGAGCCGCTGCTGATGGGCTTTTTCATGACCGGTGCGTACCAGGAAATTCTCGGAGATATGCACAACCTGTTTGGTGATACCCATTCCGTGGACGTGCAGCTGAATCAGGAGGGGGGATTCAATATCAGCGATCCGATAACCGGCGATACGGTCGCCAAGGTCCTGCGCTATGTCAATTTCGAGCCGGACGACTTGCTGAGCGCCTACCAGCAAAAATTCAGCACCAGCGACCTGCCGCAGGAACTACAGACTGCCTTGCTGGCGGAACTGGCGGCAGGACTGAACGGCTATACCTACCTGGAAGAGTAG
- a CDS encoding ChrR family anti-sigma-E factor translates to MTRHHPDTLSLMEYSAGNLSEPHALCIRLHLDECSHCRSRVDTLDSLGAVMMERQPKVSVSESMFDSILSRIENEPSSQPVTVKAPRVGPLQKLLGEDINKLPWKRQLGDVSVLDISDKFPHQKEQVVLQKLAAGGKAPAHTHRGNETTIVLQGAFADQNGVFNQWDFVVLDENDEHKPVAVGCEDCITLSVLSAPVKLTGTFTRMLNPFIR, encoded by the coding sequence ATGACACGGCACCATCCCGACACTCTCAGCCTCATGGAATACAGTGCTGGCAATCTGAGCGAGCCCCATGCGCTATGCATACGGCTTCATCTGGACGAGTGTTCCCACTGCCGGAGCCGTGTGGATACACTGGACAGCCTGGGCGCAGTCATGATGGAGCGACAGCCTAAAGTGAGCGTTTCCGAGAGCATGTTTGACAGCATTCTCTCACGCATCGAGAACGAACCTTCTAGTCAACCAGTAACAGTAAAGGCCCCTAGAGTGGGACCGTTGCAGAAACTGCTTGGAGAAGATATCAACAAGCTCCCCTGGAAACGTCAGCTCGGCGACGTAAGCGTGCTGGACATCAGCGACAAGTTTCCGCACCAGAAAGAACAGGTTGTACTCCAGAAGCTGGCTGCAGGCGGCAAAGCCCCTGCGCACACCCATCGGGGCAATGAAACCACTATTGTTCTGCAGGGTGCGTTCGCCGACCAGAACGGTGTTTTCAACCAGTGGGACTTTGTTGTGCTGGATGAAAACGACGAGCACAAACCGGTGGCTGTCGGTTGTGAAGACTGCATCACCCTGTCGGTACTGAGCGCACCCGTGAAGCTGACGGGCACATTTACCCGCATGCTCAACCCCTTTATCCGGTAG
- a CDS encoding SDR family NAD(P)-dependent oxidoreductase: MKRVVIAGASGAIGAALAARIIDRDPESRVVGLCRNPEHAPEALQALDRVSLVRWDAEDSETLEPMAASLASLFPIRGGIDTLIYTAVLLHADNMFPEKRLEELSADAMARSFAVNATGFGLLVRALVPWLRHRELKRIGAISAKVGSITDNHLGGWYAYRSSKAALNMLVRTMSVELPRRCRPVACVALHPGTTESALSQPFSQSLAQLEVHSPDETAGNLLAVLEGVDADSNGLFLNWDGSALPW; encoded by the coding sequence ATGAAGCGAGTTGTCATTGCGGGGGCGTCCGGTGCAATTGGTGCGGCCCTGGCTGCCAGAATTATCGATCGTGATCCGGAAAGTCGGGTGGTCGGCCTTTGCCGGAATCCGGAACATGCTCCGGAGGCATTGCAGGCTCTGGACCGGGTGAGTCTGGTGCGCTGGGATGCGGAAGACAGCGAAACCCTGGAGCCCATGGCGGCGTCATTGGCATCGCTGTTTCCCATCAGGGGCGGTATTGATACGCTGATCTACACTGCCGTTCTATTGCATGCGGATAACATGTTTCCGGAGAAGCGACTGGAAGAACTTTCAGCCGATGCCATGGCCAGATCCTTTGCAGTGAACGCCACCGGTTTTGGTCTTCTGGTGCGAGCCCTGGTTCCCTGGCTGCGTCATCGAGAGTTAAAGCGCATTGGGGCTATATCTGCCAAAGTAGGCTCGATTACAGATAATCATCTGGGTGGGTGGTACGCCTATCGAAGTTCCAAGGCTGCGCTGAACATGCTGGTCCGGACCATGTCGGTCGAGCTACCGCGACGTTGCAGGCCCGTTGCCTGCGTAGCGTTACATCCGGGAACGACCGAGTCGGCTCTGAGTCAGCCGTTCAGCCAGTCTCTGGCGCAACTTGAGGTGCATAGCCCTGACGAAACTGCAGGCAATCTGCTGGCGGTTCTGGAAGGGGTGGATGCCGACAGTAACGGTCTTTTCCTGAACTGGGATGGTTCCGCGTTGCCCTGGTAA
- the speE gene encoding polyamine aminopropyltransferase has translation MTVLNEGWFTEVFQDQGTAFSLQVKKKLHEEQTAFQKLEIYETETFGNLMVLDGCVMLTSRDNFLYHEMMTHPALFTHKDPQKVVIVGGGDCGTLKEVLKHPGVKEAWQVEIDERVTRVSEKYFPELCEANNDPRANFFFGDGIQWMRDIEPDSVDIIIIDSTDPVGPAEGLFALDFYRDAMLALREGGIIVQQSESPLLHTNTIIKDIHTDMHRAGFAHVQTLPFPQPVYPTGWWSCTMASKENPVRYFREEDVENRPFVTRYYNAGIHRGALAMPQFMVDALEDRVIPGEG, from the coding sequence ATGACGGTATTGAACGAAGGCTGGTTCACCGAGGTTTTTCAGGATCAGGGGACGGCATTTTCCCTGCAGGTGAAAAAGAAACTGCATGAGGAGCAGACTGCGTTTCAGAAACTGGAAATCTATGAAACTGAGACCTTTGGCAACCTCATGGTGCTGGATGGCTGTGTAATGCTGACCTCCCGGGACAACTTCCTGTATCACGAAATGATGACTCATCCGGCCTTGTTTACCCACAAAGATCCCCAAAAAGTCGTCATAGTCGGCGGCGGAGATTGCGGCACTCTGAAAGAAGTGCTGAAACACCCCGGCGTCAAGGAAGCCTGGCAGGTGGAGATTGACGAGCGGGTGACCCGGGTGTCGGAAAAATATTTCCCGGAGCTGTGCGAAGCAAACAATGATCCTCGCGCCAATTTCTTTTTCGGCGACGGCATCCAGTGGATGCGCGACATCGAACCCGACAGCGTGGATATCATTATCATTGACAGCACTGATCCGGTCGGCCCGGCCGAAGGCCTGTTTGCGCTGGACTTTTATCGTGACGCCATGCTGGCGTTGCGAGAGGGGGGGATCATCGTCCAGCAGAGTGAATCTCCGCTTCTACACACGAATACCATAATCAAGGATATTCACACTGACATGCATCGGGCCGGTTTTGCCCATGTCCAGACACTGCCCTTTCCACAGCCCGTGTATCCCACCGGCTGGTGGAGCTGCACCATGGCCAGCAAGGAAAATCCGGTGAGGTATTTTCGTGAGGAAGATGTGGAGAACCGCCCGTTTGTGACCCGCTATTACAATGCCGGCATTCACCGCGGTGCGCTGGCCATGCCACAGTTCATGGTCGATGCACTGGAGGACCGGGTGATTCCCGGCGAGGGCTGA
- a CDS encoding sigma-70 family RNA polymerase sigma factor: protein MSTLEQKPASSEGRKDPWSQLLQKVGKSQDREAYHALFEHFGPQIKYYAMANGLASHAEELVQEVFVSIWRRSCLYDWRKAAASTWIFTIARNQRIDMLRKMQRTSAEMPIETEDLWQIPGENENEPVTSLHRLMSERRIRESLSHLPEEQITVIAKVYMENKSHQMVANELDIPLGTVKSRVRLALNKLKVILQDQNV, encoded by the coding sequence GTGAGCACACTGGAACAAAAGCCAGCCAGTTCCGAGGGCCGAAAGGATCCGTGGAGCCAGTTGCTGCAGAAAGTAGGAAAAAGCCAAGATAGGGAAGCCTATCACGCGCTCTTTGAGCACTTTGGCCCCCAGATCAAGTACTACGCCATGGCCAATGGCCTTGCCAGCCACGCAGAGGAACTGGTCCAGGAAGTCTTTGTTTCCATCTGGAGGCGGTCCTGTTTATATGACTGGCGCAAAGCGGCGGCATCCACGTGGATTTTTACCATCGCCCGAAACCAGCGCATCGACATGCTCCGTAAAATGCAGCGCACCAGCGCCGAAATGCCCATAGAAACGGAAGATCTGTGGCAGATTCCGGGCGAAAACGAAAACGAGCCGGTGACCTCGTTGCATCGACTCATGTCCGAGCGACGCATAAGGGAATCACTGAGCCACTTGCCGGAAGAGCAGATTACCGTGATTGCGAAAGTATACATGGAGAACAAATCGCATCAGATGGTGGCGAACGAGCTCGATATTCCCCTTGGCACAGTTAAAAGCCGGGTTCGTCTGGCACTGAACAAGCTTAAAGTGATTCTGCAGGACCAGAACGTATGA